One window of Ignavibacteriota bacterium genomic DNA carries:
- a CDS encoding class I SAM-dependent methyltransferase, whose product MKVTACLICGNSRFTALPFGYDHEGQRLQGTVCRTCGIIFLNPQLSDEQITALYSKEYFEGDFRCGHTGSLFDDATLADITDLPLVRRIKEFQQGGSMLDIGCAGGAFLNSARAAGFTVTSVEMSPDAAQLARTRFGLDVITGDVFAGKFADSTFDVVYLGDVIEHLPDPRRTFTEINRIMKPGALLVIACPTQTNTLFSRLGFSAYSLLGKSVTVHMPPYHLFEYRPGSMRALMERTGFSIVQLDAGAIPPGEIAMRGSFAQKAGKKLMQYPNALLTRLTGKWGDRLNVFARKNG is encoded by the coding sequence ATGAAGGTAACGGCATGTCTCATCTGCGGCAACAGCCGGTTCACGGCGCTCCCGTTCGGCTATGACCACGAAGGCCAGCGCCTGCAGGGCACAGTATGCCGTACGTGCGGGATCATCTTCCTCAACCCGCAGCTGTCGGACGAGCAGATCACGGCGCTCTACTCCAAAGAATACTTCGAAGGCGACTTCCGCTGCGGGCACACCGGCAGCCTGTTCGATGATGCCACGCTCGCCGACATCACGGACCTGCCTCTCGTCCGGCGCATCAAGGAGTTCCAGCAGGGCGGATCGATGCTGGATATCGGATGCGCCGGTGGCGCGTTCCTGAACTCCGCACGGGCCGCCGGCTTCACGGTGACGAGCGTGGAAATGTCGCCCGATGCCGCACAGCTCGCACGGACACGGTTCGGACTCGATGTGATCACCGGCGATGTGTTCGCCGGGAAGTTCGCGGATAGCACATTCGATGTGGTCTACCTGGGCGATGTCATCGAACACCTCCCCGACCCGCGCCGCACGTTCACCGAGATCAACCGCATCATGAAGCCCGGTGCGCTGCTCGTCATCGCCTGTCCCACGCAGACCAACACGCTGTTCTCGCGGCTGGGGTTCTCGGCGTACTCGCTCCTCGGCAAGAGCGTCACGGTGCACATGCCGCCCTATCATCTCTTCGAATACAGGCCCGGGAGCATGCGCGCGCTCATGGAGCGGACCGGATTCAGCATCGTACAGCTGGATGCCGGCGCGATACCGCCCGGGGAGATCGCCATGCGGGGGTCGTTCGCACAGAAGGCAGGCAAGAAACTGATGCAGTATCCGAATGCTCTCCTCACACGCCTCACCGGAAAATGGGGCGACCGTCTCAACGTGTTCGCGCGCAAGAATGGCTGA
- a CDS encoding glycosyltransferase yields MLTFKRQYPAFLFPGKTQEETGGEGHDTPAPQVMDSINPFNWISVGLRIRRERPDLIIFKYWLPFFGPCFGTIAALARSNGHTRVLIVCDNVIPHERRPGDILFTRYLLRFSDRFIVQSKIVLKDLLSLKPQAVYKLVPHPIYSGFGDAMGKDAARKQLGITESRVLLFFGYIRRYKGLHILLEAFAAMPQDVPTRLLVVGEFYGGEEEYRAKIDQLGLQDRITLVGRYVPNEEIPVFFSAADAVVLPYLSATQSGISQIAFHFETPLVITDVGGLSEAVEDGVHGVLVAPNDPPALTATLNEFYSKGLGPAFAANMKRDKHRFTWEALVDGIGDLMEGR; encoded by the coding sequence GTGCTGACGTTCAAACGCCAGTATCCGGCGTTCCTCTTCCCCGGCAAAACGCAGGAAGAGACCGGCGGCGAGGGACACGACACGCCGGCACCGCAGGTCATGGATTCGATCAATCCGTTCAACTGGATCAGCGTCGGGTTGCGGATCCGCCGCGAACGTCCGGACCTGATCATCTTCAAGTACTGGTTGCCGTTCTTCGGGCCGTGCTTCGGCACCATCGCCGCACTCGCCCGTTCCAACGGCCATACGCGTGTGCTGATCGTATGCGACAACGTGATCCCGCACGAGCGCCGGCCGGGCGACATCCTGTTCACACGGTACCTGCTCCGGTTCTCGGACCGCTTCATCGTGCAGTCGAAGATCGTGCTCAAAGACCTCCTCTCGCTCAAGCCGCAGGCGGTGTACAAGCTCGTGCCGCATCCGATCTACAGCGGGTTCGGTGACGCGATGGGCAAGGATGCCGCGCGGAAGCAGCTCGGCATCACGGAGAGCCGCGTCCTGCTGTTCTTCGGCTACATCCGTCGCTACAAGGGGCTGCACATCCTTCTCGAAGCGTTCGCAGCGATGCCGCAGGATGTGCCGACACGTTTGCTCGTGGTCGGCGAGTTCTACGGCGGCGAGGAAGAGTACCGCGCGAAGATCGATCAGCTCGGACTGCAGGACCGCATCACGCTGGTGGGCCGGTACGTCCCGAACGAAGAGATCCCGGTCTTCTTCTCCGCGGCCGACGCGGTCGTGCTGCCGTATCTCTCGGCGACACAGAGCGGCATTTCCCAGATCGCGTTCCATTTCGAGACGCCGCTCGTGATCACCGACGTGGGCGGACTCTCGGAGGCGGTGGAGGACGGCGTGCACGGGGTGCTCGTTGCCCCGAACGACCCCCCGGCTCTCACCGCCACGCTCAACGAATTCTACAGTAAAGGGCTGGGTCCGGCGTTCGCCGCGAACATGAAACGGGACAAGCACCGGTTCACGTGGGAAGCACTGGTCGATGGGATCGGTGACCTGATGGAGGGGCGGTAA
- a CDS encoding YfhO family protein: protein MFTTSVARNEEEVRARMTAPSFDPRKEAVVEDSTYTPISVSAPASGWQVRITDHRINRIGLTVETPQAGLLVLSEAYFPGWRASIDGAEAPVYRTNFVSRGIPVPAGTHTVDLVFDPPSFNRGALISVLTLLVCCGGIAASLWNERRSRQQTETAGA from the coding sequence GTGTTCACCACCTCCGTTGCACGGAACGAAGAAGAGGTCCGCGCCCGCATGACGGCGCCGTCCTTCGATCCCCGCAAGGAAGCCGTCGTGGAGGACAGCACCTACACACCGATCTCGGTCAGTGCACCGGCATCGGGCTGGCAGGTGCGCATCACCGACCACCGCATCAACAGGATCGGCCTCACCGTGGAAACGCCGCAGGCCGGACTCCTCGTGCTGAGTGAAGCGTATTTCCCCGGCTGGCGGGCATCGATCGACGGTGCAGAGGCACCGGTGTACCGGACGAACTTCGTTTCCCGGGGGATCCCTGTTCCCGCCGGAACGCACACGGTGGACCTGGTCTTCGATCCCCCGTCGTTCAACCGCGGAGCGCTCATCAGTGTACTCACCCTCCTGGTGTGCTGCGGCGGCATCGCCGCCAGCCTCTGGAACGAGCGCCGCAGCCGGCAGCAGACCGAAACGGCAGGTGCATGA